One Patescibacteria group bacterium genomic window, GGTAAAGAAAAAATCTCTCATGACCTTTTGGGATGTTTTGGTTTTGCCTTTTGTTTTGCTCTTCTTTTTTCTGATCAAAATCGGTGATACGGTCAGATGGTTTTTCAAGGTTTTATGGCAATTAATAAAAATCTTCCTAAGTTTAAGATTAAAACTCCCCCATCCTTATTTTCCCCGATATCGCTTACCAACTTTACCCAAATTAAGAATAAGTCTTCCGAAAATCAGTCTGCCTCAACCTCAAATTAAATTACCGTCCTTAAAGGGGAGACCGCAAGGGCAAGGGTTTATCCTGGGTGTTTTTTTCACTTTAATTTTTGTTTTGCTTCCTTACGAGACTTGGCTTATGTTAGAAAAACTCCCCCATCCTCAACTTTTAGCGGTCAGGGAAATTCCGGTCACCACTAAGATTTTTGACCGTAACGGCTTTTTACTTTATGAGATTTATGCCGAACAAAACCGTACCCCGGTAACCTTAGCCGAGATTCCGCCCTTTTTAAAACAAGCGACCATTGCGATTGAAGATAAAGAATTTTATAACCATCTTGGTTTTTCTCCTCGGGGAATTTTAAGGGCGACCAGGGAAATTATTCTCCATCGCCGAATTCAGGGCGGCTCAACGATCACACAACAATTAATAAGAAGCGCCCTTTTAAATCAAGAGGTGACTTTGCCAAGAAAAATAAAAGAAATTATCCTTTCTTTCTGGGCAGAGAGAATTTACAGTAAGGATCAGATCCTGGAAATGTATTTTAATCAAGTTCCCTACGGCGGCACCGCCTGGGGCATTGAAGCGGCCAGTCATACCTATTTCGGCAAGTCCGTTAAAGATTTAAACCTCGCTGAAGCTTCTTATCTGGCGGGACTGCCGGCCTCACCCAGTGTCTATTCTCCTTTTGGCATTCACCCGGAACAAGGCTTAACCCGTCAAAAAGAAGTCCTGCAAAGAATGATGGAAGACAGTTATCTTGATGAAACGGCAAAACTTAAGGCCGAAGAAACCAAACTTCAGTTTGCCACCCCCAAAACCGAGATTAAAGCGCCTCATTTTGTCATGTATATCAAGGATCTTTTGGAAAGAAAATACGGGTCAAGACTCGTCCAAATGGGCGGCTTAAGAGTCACAACCACTCTCGATTTACCAACTCAAGAAATAGCGCAAAGCCTGGTAACCAATGAGGTTGAAAGATTAAAATCCTTAAATGTCGGCAACGGCGCCGTCCTAATCACAAATCCGAAAACGGGTGAGATTTTAGCGATGGTTGGCTCTAAAGATTATTTTGGCGCTTCATCTTCTTTGTCTTTTAAACAATTTGAAGGAGCTTTTAATGTTACCTTAGCTTTACGCCAGCCCGGTTCTTCCATTAAAGTCGTTAATTACGCTCTGGCTCTAACCAACGGTTTGACCGCGGCCACGGTTTTAGATGATACACCGGCAACTTTCCAGGTTCCGGGTCAACCGCCCTATACGCCTAAAAATTACGACGGAAAGTTCCACGGTCAAGTGACTTTAAGAGAGGCTTTGGCCAATTCCTATAATGTTCCGGCGGTGAAGATTTTAGCGCAAATGGGGGTTAAAAAAATGATTGAACAGGGCAAAAAAATGGGTATTGCTTCCTGGCCGGATGAAAACCGCTACGGTCTTTCCTTAACCTTGGGCGGCGGCGAGGTGACGATGCTGGATATGGCCAGGGTTTACGGCACTTTAGCCAATCAGGGGGAAAAAGAAGAACTGGTAAGTCTTCTTAAAATCACCGACTATAAAGGACAAGTTTTGGAAGAACATCGTTCTTCGCAGGGAGAAACCGTTTTGCCGGCCGGCGTTGCTTTTATTCTTTCTAATATTTTGGCTGATAACCATGCCAGAAGCGCGGCTTTCGGTTTAAATTCCCTTTTAGTCGTCCCCGGTAAAACCGTGGCGGTTAAAACCGGCACCAGTAATGATCTTCGGGATAACTGGGCCATCGGTTTTACGCCTTCTTACGTGGTTGTCACCTGGGTTGGGAATAATGATAACAGCCCGATGAATTGGGTCGCCTCGGGCGTGACCGGCGCCACCCCCATTTGGCAGCAACTCATGATCAATTTATTAAAAGATAAGCCAGATGAGCTGATTTTGCCTGGTGAGGATATTCTCAGGGCCGACGTTTGCGGTAAATCGGAATATTTCTTAAAAGGAACGTTTAAAAATCTTTCCTGTCCGTCCCGCTTAACCGTTGAACCCTCGCCCTCCCCTCTACCCTAAATTAGGTATGCCGGTCCGCAACCTTTGAAGCGCCGTAAGAAGAGGGTTTAATTTGCACTTTATAACCTAAGTTTCTGACCATGCCGACGACCTCATTGATCATCTCTTTGGTCTCGCCGTACTCGCCGATGTCAACGTGGATCTCAACGTCATAGCGGCTGATCCCGTCATGCTTGGTTTGTTCTAAAAACTTATCGGCCAAAGCCAAAGACAGGGTCGCCTCCTGATAAATCCTCTGGCGCAAGACGTAGGTTTTTTTCTCAATTTTCCGCTGCCAAAAATATATCCCGCCGCAACCGAGACGGTGGATGACGATCGCGGAGACAAAATCGGTTTCGGTTCCGTTTTTCGCTTGGGAATCACTGCCGATAACCACACGGTATTTTTCTTCCGGCCGTTCCTCCATAAACTTCAAGACCTTCTCCTTGACTTCAGCTAAACTTAAGGTACCGAAGGTAAAACTATTAAACTGATCCAAATCATTATCCATAAGAATAGCTGGAATTCTACCACTTTTGAGGCTTAAACTCCAGGCAGCTTAGGAAGCTAAATAAAACTCTCTTTGCTTTTGGGAAAACTTCTCAATGGCGTAGCGAAGCATGGTTCTGGGCATAGTCTGATAATGTTTCTTTAAAAAAACCTCTTCTGCCTTTTGATCTTTCTTACCGATCTCCCTTAGCATCCAACCAACGGCTTTATGAATTAAATCATGTTTGTCGGTAAGTAAAATTTCCGCAATTTTTAAGGTGTCAACGAAATCGTTTTCCCTGATAAAAGCAAAAGTTGAGATAATCGCAATCCTTCTCTCCCACAAATTCTCACTCCTCGCCAACCTATATAATATCTCTCTACCAATTCCACAATTCCCATTATCCATTATCCAAATGTATTCTCCGATTATTTTTGGTGCCGAAATATCCACCAGGTTCCAATTGTTAATTTTTTTGGTGTTTTTTAAGTAGAATTTAAAAACCTCTTCCCTCTTTACCCTTTCTCCTTTCTTATACTGCCTAATCAAAATCATAACAGCAAGTGTCCGTTCTTCGTGATATTGCCCGTTTAGAAGCTTCTGAAGGTCTGAAAAAGATAAATCTTTATACTTACCTGCTAAGTCCTGAATCGGTCCGGTCATGATCCCTAAAAACTTGTCGCCTTCGCCGTATTCGCCTTTGCCGGTTTTAAAAAATCTCGCCAAAATCCTGGCTTTTTCGGGATTGGCTAATTTTTTGAGCTCTTTTTGAACTTGCAAAAACATAATTTAATTATATAGAAAATAGTGGTATTTGTGTTAATTCTCAACCAATCCTGATTCCCATTATCTATTGTCTTTTGAAGTTCCGATTCTCTGAGGCTCTGAAACTCTGATTCACTGGCGTACTAAAAGTATTGCCCTCAATTATTTTCATTTCGAAGTTAAAACATGAAGTTTGTTCGCTAACCCTAATCCCACTTGTAACTCGCCTAAACGATTGAGCATATTCCCATGAATACTTTCTGAATAAGGTTCTTGTCTGCGTCTTTCAGAATTATGTTGATCAAACCTAAAAATGTCACGAACCAAAACCCTATTCACATAAGATAATCTTGTTGGGATATCAAAATCTATTCCCGCTTGTGCCAGCATGGCAAATTCAAGGCCCATTTCTCCATATTTCCCTTCATCAACACTCTTTTCTAACCTCCCCATAATGGAATTTCTTTCCCTTTGCTGTTCATCAGAAGATAAAGATTGATATTTAGAAGTCCATCTTTCTAATTCTTCTTGATCGTAATAACCAGCATGATCTTTAACAAATTTTTCCGCCCTACTTTGAATATCGGCTCGTTCTTGTTCTTCTTTGGGAATTTGTCCTCTTGCTTCTTCGTCCATATGTTTTCAAAATTAAGTATATCTATATTTATTTTTAAGTCAAGTATCTTAAAATTTTTAGTTTCAAAAGGCGAGGCCTTACGAGGCTCAAATTTTGATAAGTGATAAACTATAAATAATGAAATCTTTCAAAGAAAAAGTTTACGAGATCACCAGAAATATTCCTAAAGGCAAGGTGGCAACCTATGGTCAAATTGCTTGGTTGGCTGGAAACAAAAAAGCCGCCAGAGCTGTTGGCGCGTTAATGAGAACTAATCCTAATGCGCCCCGTACTCCCTGCCACCGCGTGGTTTCTGCTGATGGATCACTAACAGGTTATTCCGGCAAAGGCGGAATCAAGAAGAAAAAGCAGATGCTTTTGGGTGAAGGGGTTATTTTTAAAAACGATAAAGTGGACAAAATTTGTTTTGTTTATTAATGTAAAATAAAAATAACCTTATCCCCGGCGCCGCCATGGTCTGGTCTTGCTTCAAACAACAATAAAAAAGAGATTTCGCGGATTAAAAGTTGTCTAGGACGCGATAGATCCCGTACACTTGGAAAGATGTGAAAGGAATGTACAATGGCGTAACTATGAGGTTACGCTATTT contains:
- a CDS encoding transglycosylase domain-containing protein is translated as MARKGRPVKKKSLMTFWDVLVLPFVLLFFFLIKIGDTVRWFFKVLWQLIKIFLSLRLKLPHPYFPRYRLPTLPKLRISLPKISLPQPQIKLPSLKGRPQGQGFILGVFFTLIFVLLPYETWLMLEKLPHPQLLAVREIPVTTKIFDRNGFLLYEIYAEQNRTPVTLAEIPPFLKQATIAIEDKEFYNHLGFSPRGILRATREIILHRRIQGGSTITQQLIRSALLNQEVTLPRKIKEIILSFWAERIYSKDQILEMYFNQVPYGGTAWGIEAASHTYFGKSVKDLNLAEASYLAGLPASPSVYSPFGIHPEQGLTRQKEVLQRMMEDSYLDETAKLKAEETKLQFATPKTEIKAPHFVMYIKDLLERKYGSRLVQMGGLRVTTTLDLPTQEIAQSLVTNEVERLKSLNVGNGAVLITNPKTGEILAMVGSKDYFGASSSLSFKQFEGAFNVTLALRQPGSSIKVVNYALALTNGLTAATVLDDTPATFQVPGQPPYTPKNYDGKFHGQVTLREALANSYNVPAVKILAQMGVKKMIEQGKKMGIASWPDENRYGLSLTLGGGEVTMLDMARVYGTLANQGEKEELVSLLKITDYKGQVLEEHRSSQGETVLPAGVAFILSNILADNHARSAAFGLNSLLVVPGKTVAVKTGTSNDLRDNWAIGFTPSYVVVTWVGNNDNSPMNWVASGVTGATPIWQQLMINLLKDKPDELILPGEDILRADVCGKSEYFLKGTFKNLSCPSRLTVEPSPSPLP
- a CDS encoding ribonuclease H-like YkuK family protein; this translates as MDNDLDQFNSFTFGTLSLAEVKEKVLKFMEERPEEKYRVVIGSDSQAKNGTETDFVSAIVIHRLGCGGIYFWQRKIEKKTYVLRQRIYQEATLSLALADKFLEQTKHDGISRYDVEIHVDIGEYGETKEMINEVVGMVRNLGYKVQIKPSSYGASKVADRHT
- a CDS encoding DNA alkylation repair protein, with translation MFLQVQKELKKLANPEKARILARFFKTGKGEYGEGDKFLGIMTGPIQDLAGKYKDLSFSDLQKLLNGQYHEERTLAVMILIRQYKKGERVKREEVFKFYLKNTKKINNWNLVDISAPKIIGEYIWIMDNGNCGIGREILYRLARSENLWERRIAIISTFAFIRENDFVDTLKIAEILLTDKHDLIHKAVGWMLREIGKKDQKAEEVFLKKHYQTMPRTMLRYAIEKFSQKQREFYLAS
- a CDS encoding MGMT family protein, yielding MKSFKEKVYEITRNIPKGKVATYGQIAWLAGNKKAARAVGALMRTNPNAPRTPCHRVVSADGSLTGYSGKGGIKKKKQMLLGEGVIFKNDKVDKICFVY